The proteins below come from a single Terriglobales bacterium genomic window:
- a CDS encoding sulfite exporter TauE/SafE family protein, whose amino-acid sequence MTILLFTALVWIGAVIAGFLGALTGLGGGVVVVPLLTILLHVDIRYAIGASLVSVIATSSGAAAAYVREGFSNIRIGMFLEVATTFGALLGAYIAAIAPTKAIAIVFGLVLLLSAFLSAREKHGSRLVKPPDPLATRLRMNGSFPATGGLEHYNVYNVPGGFSLMFAAGTLSGLLGIGSGAVKVLAMDQAMKIPFKVSTTTSNFMIGVTAAASAGLYLSRGWIDPGLAMPVMLGVLTGSIIGARVLVGARVKVLRYLFSAVIVALGLEMIYNALRGRL is encoded by the coding sequence ATGACCATCCTTCTCTTTACCGCCCTGGTCTGGATTGGCGCAGTGATCGCCGGATTTCTGGGTGCGCTCACAGGACTGGGGGGTGGGGTAGTGGTGGTACCGCTGCTGACGATTCTGCTCCACGTGGATATCCGTTACGCGATCGGCGCCTCGCTGGTATCGGTGATCGCGACCTCCTCGGGGGCGGCCGCCGCCTACGTGAGGGAAGGGTTTTCGAACATCCGCATCGGCATGTTCCTGGAAGTGGCAACCACTTTCGGCGCGCTGCTGGGAGCTTACATAGCCGCGATAGCGCCAACCAAGGCGATCGCCATCGTGTTCGGACTTGTGCTGTTGCTGTCCGCTTTTCTCTCTGCCAGGGAGAAACATGGTTCTCGGCTCGTCAAGCCTCCAGATCCGTTGGCTACGCGCTTGCGCATGAATGGCAGCTTTCCTGCGACAGGTGGCCTTGAGCACTACAACGTCTACAACGTGCCCGGAGGGTTCAGCCTGATGTTTGCGGCTGGCACCTTGTCGGGTCTGCTGGGAATCGGGTCGGGCGCGGTGAAGGTCCTGGCCATGGACCAGGCGATGAAGATCCCCTTCAAGGTTTCGACGACCACCAGCAACTTCATGATTGGTGTTACCGCCGCTGCCAGTGCCGGTTTATATCTGAGCCGAGGCTGGATCGATCCCGGGCTGGCGATGCCGGTCATGCTTGGAGTTCTGACGGGTTCGATCATCGGCGCACGCGTGCTTGTAGGAGCGCGGGTGAAGGTTTTGCGGTATTTGTTCAGTGCCGTTATCGTGGCACTTGGGCTGGAGATGATCTACAACGCGCTCAGAGGAAGACTATGA
- a CDS encoding DUF1634 domain-containing protein, with protein sequence MTDQRAAWSDEKTEQIIGNLLRFGVMTAAGVVLGGGILYLVRHGGEHVNYRVFRGEPENFRSLPGIVSSALSLHARGIIQFGLLLLIATPVARVLFSAFAFVLERDWLYVVVTLIVFAVLVFSLMGGKV encoded by the coding sequence ATGACGGATCAACGAGCTGCCTGGAGCGATGAAAAGACGGAACAGATTATTGGCAATCTCCTGCGCTTCGGGGTGATGACCGCCGCCGGCGTCGTGCTCGGCGGAGGCATTCTTTATCTGGTTCGCCATGGCGGCGAGCACGTTAACTACCGAGTGTTCCGTGGCGAGCCGGAGAATTTTCGCAGCTTGCCCGGCATAGTTTCCTCGGCGCTATCGCTGCACGCCCGGGGAATTATCCAGTTTGGCTTGTTGCTGCTGATTGCCACCCCCGTCGCGCGCGTGTTGTTCTCCGCGTTTGCTTTCGTATTGGAGCGCGATTGGCTCTACGTAGTCGTTACCCTGATTGTGTTCGCCGTTCTGGTCTTTAGTCTGATGGGTGGGAAGGTCTGA